A region from the Streptomyces tsukubensis genome encodes:
- a CDS encoding ABC transporter ATP-binding protein, whose protein sequence is MRRLVKTYPAVRARRGVPATPEVRASDGISLEVRGGEIFGLLGPNGAGKSTLVRQLTGLMRPDAGSVEVLGHDLVRHPERAARLIGYLGQESTALDELTVSLAAETTGRLRGLGLHDARAERDAVLEELGLTPLAGRALKKLSGGERRLACVAAALVGERPLLVLDEPTTGMDPVARRAVWSAVDRRRAEHGTTVVLVTHNVIEAETVLDRVAVLDRGRVIACDTPAGLKERIAGEVRVELVWRERAPLDVPEVAALRASAQESGRRWVLRLAPDEARAAVAAVTGGAAFAALDDFTLATPSLEDVYLALGGNATKGLVKA, encoded by the coding sequence GTGCGGCGGCTGGTGAAGACGTACCCTGCCGTGCGCGCCCGCCGCGGCGTACCCGCCACCCCCGAGGTCCGGGCCTCCGACGGCATCAGCCTGGAGGTCCGGGGCGGTGAGATCTTCGGACTGCTCGGGCCCAACGGAGCCGGGAAGTCCACCCTCGTACGCCAGTTGACCGGTCTGATGCGCCCCGATGCGGGCAGTGTCGAGGTCCTCGGCCACGATCTCGTACGCCACCCGGAACGCGCCGCCCGGCTCATCGGCTACCTCGGGCAGGAGTCCACCGCCCTCGACGAGCTGACGGTCTCCCTCGCCGCCGAGACCACCGGACGGCTGCGCGGCCTCGGCCTCCACGACGCGCGGGCCGAGCGCGACGCGGTCCTGGAGGAGCTGGGACTCACCCCGCTCGCCGGCCGCGCCCTCAAGAAGCTCTCCGGCGGCGAACGCCGGCTCGCCTGCGTCGCCGCCGCCCTCGTCGGCGAGCGCCCCCTCCTCGTCCTGGACGAGCCCACCACCGGAATGGACCCCGTCGCCCGCCGCGCGGTCTGGTCCGCGGTGGACCGGCGCCGCGCCGAGCACGGCACCACGGTCGTCCTCGTCACCCACAACGTCATCGAGGCGGAGACCGTGCTCGACCGGGTCGCCGTGCTGGACCGCGGACGGGTCATCGCCTGCGACACCCCCGCCGGGCTCAAGGAGCGGATCGCCGGCGAGGTACGGGTGGAGCTGGTCTGGCGGGAACGGGCGCCCCTGGACGTTCCGGAGGTCGCCGCGCTGCGCGCCTCCGCCCAGGAGTCCGGCCGGCGCTGGGTGCTCAGGCTGGCACCCGACGAGGCGCGCGCCGCCGTCGCGGCCGTCACGGGCGGCGCCGCCTTCGCGGCGCTCGACGACTTCACGCTCGCGACGCCCAGCCTGGAGGACGTGTACTTGGCGCTCGGGGGGAACGCGACGAAGGGGCTGGTCAAGGCGTGA
- a CDS encoding DsbA family protein, whose protein sequence is MSARNSKTNKTAARERIRLEREQQAKKERTRRQLIVAGSTVAVLALAAGIGYGVMQANEPDAWESAKDAKTVTAPKNTSGDNGTTVVIGKPEAKKTLEVYEDSRCPACASFEQAVGGTMKQDVAAGKYKVQYVGATFIDNATRGEGSKNALSALGAALDVSPEAFSDFKAALYSKQFFPTESKDDFAKDSYLLKVADSVPALKDNAAFEKNVKDGTFDAWAMKMSAKFDKSDIKGTPSLKMDGKKINAEGSENTPMTVAEYRAAVDKALSADTAS, encoded by the coding sequence ATGAGCGCACGGAACAGCAAGACGAACAAGACCGCGGCCCGCGAGCGGATCAGGCTGGAGCGCGAGCAGCAGGCCAAGAAGGAGCGGACGCGCCGCCAGCTGATCGTGGCCGGCTCCACGGTCGCGGTCCTCGCCCTCGCCGCCGGTATCGGTTACGGGGTGATGCAGGCCAACGAGCCCGACGCCTGGGAGTCCGCCAAGGACGCCAAGACCGTCACCGCCCCGAAGAACACCAGCGGCGACAACGGCACGACCGTCGTCATCGGCAAGCCGGAGGCGAAGAAGACGCTGGAGGTGTACGAGGACTCGCGCTGCCCGGCCTGTGCCTCCTTCGAGCAGGCCGTGGGCGGGACCATGAAGCAGGACGTCGCCGCGGGCAAGTACAAGGTCCAGTACGTGGGCGCCACCTTCATCGACAACGCCACCCGCGGCGAGGGCTCGAAGAACGCTCTCAGCGCGCTGGGCGCGGCGCTCGACGTCAGCCCCGAGGCGTTCAGCGACTTCAAGGCCGCCCTTTACTCGAAGCAGTTCTTCCCCACCGAGAGCAAGGACGACTTCGCCAAGGACTCCTACCTGCTGAAGGTGGCCGACTCGGTTCCGGCCCTCAAGGACAACGCGGCGTTCGAGAAGAACGTCAAGGACGGAACCTTCGACGCCTGGGCGATGAAGATGTCCGCGAAGTTCGACAAGAGCGACATCAAGGGCACTCCTTCGCTGAAGATGGACGGCAAGAAGATCAACGCCGAGGGTTCGGAGAACACCCCGATGACGGTGGCCGAATACCGTGCGGCGGTCGACAAGGCGCTGAGCGCCGACACGGCGAGCTGA
- the dnaE gene encoding DNA polymerase III subunit alpha, translating to MTKPPFTHLHVHTQYSLLDGAARLKDMFAACNEMGMTHIAMTDHGNLHGAYDFFHQAVKAGVTPIIGIEAYVAPESRRNKRKIQWGQPHQKRDDVSGSGGYTHKTIWASNSTGLHNLFRLSSDAYAEGWLQKWPRMDRETIAQWSEGLIASTGCPSGELQTRLRLGQEKEALQAASDYQDIFGRDRYFLELMDHGIEIERRVRDGLLEIGKKLGIPPLVTNDSHYTYSHEATAHDALLCIQTGKNLSDPDRFRFDGSGYYLKSTEEMYAVDSSEAWQEGCRNTLLVAEQVDTSGMFQERNLMPKFDIPEGYTEVTWFQAEVRAGMERRFPGGVPDDRARQAEYEMSVIIDMGFPGYFLVVADFIMWAKRNGIAVGPGRGSAAGSIVAYAMGITDLDPIEHGLIFERFLNPERISMPDVDIDFDERRRVEVIRYVTEKYGADKVAMIGTYGKIKAKNAIKDSARVLGYPYAMGDRLTKAMPADVLGKGIELSGITDPSHPRYSEAAEIRGMYENEPDVKKVIDTARGVEGLVRQMGVHAAGVIMSSEPIVDHAPVWVRHTDGVTITQWDYPQCESLGLLKMDFLGLRNLTIMDDAVKMVKANKGIELEMLAVPLDDPKTYELLCRGDTLGVFQFDGGPMRSLLRLMKPDNFEDISAVSALYRPGPMGMNSHTNYALRKNKQQEITPIHPELEEPLREVLDLTHGLIVYQEQVQKAAQIIAGYSLGEADILRRVMGKKKPEELAKNFTIFQAGARKNNYSDEAVQALWDVLVPFAGYAFNKAHSSAYGLVTYWTAYLKANYPAEYMAALLTSVKDDKDKSAVYLNECRRMGIKVLPPNVNESQSNFAAQGDEIILFGLSAVRNVGTNVVDSIIRCRKSKGKYSSFPDFLDKVEAVVCNKRTVESLIKAGAFDEMGHTRKSLVAHHEPMIDNVVAVKRKEAEGQFDLFGGMGDEQSDEPGFGLDVEFSDVEWDKTYLLAQEREMLGLYVSDHPLFGIEHVLSDKSDAAISQLTGGEHADGAVVTIGGIISGLQRKMTKQGNAWAIATVEDLAGSLECMFFPATYQLVSTQLVEDTVVFVKGRLDKREDVPRLVAMELMVPDLSSAGTNAPVIVTIPTVKVTPPMVTRLGEILSHHRGNTEVRIKLQGPRSTTVLRLDRHRVQPDPALFGDLKVLLGPSCLAG from the coding sequence GTGACGAAACCGCCCTTCACGCATCTGCACGTACACACGCAGTACTCACTGCTGGACGGTGCGGCGCGGTTGAAGGACATGTTCGCCGCGTGCAACGAGATGGGCATGACCCATATCGCGATGACCGACCACGGGAATCTGCACGGGGCGTACGACTTCTTCCACCAGGCGGTGAAGGCGGGGGTGACGCCGATCATCGGGATCGAGGCGTACGTCGCCCCGGAGTCCCGGCGGAACAAGCGCAAGATCCAATGGGGGCAGCCGCACCAGAAGCGGGACGACGTCTCCGGTTCCGGTGGTTACACCCACAAGACGATCTGGGCGTCGAACAGCACGGGTCTGCACAACCTCTTCCGGCTCTCCTCCGACGCGTATGCCGAGGGCTGGCTGCAGAAGTGGCCCCGGATGGACCGGGAGACCATCGCCCAGTGGTCCGAGGGGCTGATCGCCTCCACCGGCTGCCCCTCCGGTGAGCTCCAGACCCGGCTGCGGCTGGGGCAGGAGAAGGAGGCGCTCCAGGCGGCCTCCGACTACCAGGACATCTTCGGCCGGGACCGGTACTTCCTGGAGCTGATGGACCACGGCATCGAAATCGAGCGGCGGGTCCGGGACGGGCTGCTGGAGATCGGGAAGAAGCTCGGGATCCCCCCGCTGGTCACGAACGACTCCCACTACACGTACTCCCACGAGGCGACGGCCCACGACGCCCTGCTCTGCATCCAGACCGGCAAGAACCTCTCGGACCCGGACCGGTTCCGGTTCGACGGCTCGGGCTACTACCTGAAGTCGACCGAGGAGATGTACGCGGTCGACTCCTCCGAGGCCTGGCAGGAGGGCTGCCGCAACACCCTGCTGGTCGCGGAGCAGGTCGACACCTCCGGCATGTTCCAGGAGCGGAACCTCATGCCGAAGTTCGACATCCCCGAGGGGTACACCGAGGTCACCTGGTTCCAGGCCGAGGTCCGGGCCGGGATGGAGCGCCGCTTCCCGGGCGGCGTCCCGGACGACCGCGCCCGCCAGGCCGAGTACGAGATGTCCGTCATCATCGACATGGGCTTCCCGGGGTACTTCCTCGTGGTCGCCGACTTCATCATGTGGGCCAAGCGGAACGGCATCGCGGTCGGCCCCGGCCGTGGCTCCGCGGCCGGTTCGATCGTGGCGTACGCGATGGGCATCACCGACCTCGACCCCATCGAGCACGGACTGATCTTCGAGCGGTTCCTCAACCCCGAGCGCATCTCGATGCCCGATGTCGACATCGACTTCGACGAGCGTCGGCGCGTCGAAGTGATCCGGTACGTGACCGAGAAGTACGGCGCCGACAAGGTCGCCATGATCGGCACCTACGGCAAGATCAAGGCGAAGAACGCCATCAAGGACTCCGCCCGGGTCCTCGGCTACCCCTACGCCATGGGCGACCGGCTCACCAAGGCCATGCCCGCCGACGTCCTCGGCAAGGGCATCGAACTCTCCGGCATCACCGACCCCTCGCACCCCCGCTACAGCGAGGCCGCGGAGATCCGCGGGATGTACGAGAACGAGCCCGACGTCAAGAAGGTCATCGACACCGCGCGGGGCGTCGAGGGCCTGGTCCGGCAGATGGGCGTGCACGCGGCGGGCGTGATCATGTCCAGCGAGCCGATCGTGGACCACGCCCCGGTCTGGGTCCGGCACACCGACGGCGTCACCATCACCCAGTGGGACTATCCGCAGTGCGAGTCGCTGGGCCTGCTGAAGATGGACTTCCTCGGCCTGCGGAACCTCACCATCATGGACGACGCCGTCAAGATGGTGAAGGCGAACAAGGGCATCGAGCTGGAGATGCTCGCCGTCCCGCTGGACGACCCCAAGACGTACGAACTGCTCTGCCGCGGTGACACGCTCGGCGTCTTCCAGTTCGACGGCGGTCCGATGCGGTCGCTGCTGCGGCTGATGAAGCCCGACAACTTCGAGGACATCTCCGCCGTCTCGGCCCTCTACCGGCCGGGCCCGATGGGAATGAACTCCCATACGAACTACGCGCTGCGGAAGAACAAGCAGCAGGAGATCACCCCCATCCACCCGGAGCTGGAGGAGCCGCTCCGGGAGGTTCTCGACCTGACGCACGGCCTGATCGTCTACCAGGAGCAGGTGCAGAAGGCCGCCCAGATCATCGCGGGCTATTCGCTCGGCGAGGCCGATATCCTCCGCCGCGTCATGGGCAAGAAGAAGCCCGAGGAACTGGCGAAGAACTTCACGATCTTCCAGGCCGGCGCCCGGAAGAACAATTACTCGGACGAGGCCGTCCAGGCGCTCTGGGACGTGCTGGTCCCCTTCGCCGGATACGCCTTCAACAAGGCCCACTCCTCCGCGTACGGCCTGGTCACCTACTGGACCGCCTATCTCAAGGCGAACTACCCCGCCGAATACATGGCGGCGCTGCTGACCTCCGTCAAGGACGACAAGGACAAGTCGGCGGTCTATCTCAACGAATGCCGGCGGATGGGCATCAAGGTGCTGCCGCCCAATGTCAACGAATCCCAGTCGAACTTCGCGGCCCAGGGCGACGAAATCATTCTCTTCGGCCTCTCGGCCGTCCGGAACGTCGGCACCAACGTCGTCGACTCCATCATCCGCTGCCGCAAATCCAAGGGGAAGTACAGCTCCTTCCCCGACTTCCTCGACAAGGTCGAGGCGGTCGTCTGCAACAAGCGGACCGTGGAATCGCTGATCAAGGCCGGGGCCTTCGACGAGATGGGCCACACCCGCAAGAGCCTGGTCGCCCACCACGAGCCCATGATCGACAATGTGGTCGCGGTCAAGCGCAAGGAGGCCGAGGGACAGTTCGACCTCTTCGGCGGGATGGGCGACGAGCAGAGCGACGAACCCGGCTTCGGTCTGGACGTCGAATTCTCCGACGTGGAGTGGGACAAGACCTATCTCCTCGCGCAGGAGCGCGAGATGCTCGGGCTCTATGTCTCCGATCATCCGCTCTTCGGGATCGAACACGTCCTCTCCGACAAGTCGGACGCCGCGATCTCCCAGCTCACCGGCGGCGAACACGCCGACGGTGCGGTCGTCACCATCGGCGGCATCATCTCCGGTCTCCAGCGGAAGATGACCAAGCAGGGCAACGCCTGGGCCATCGCCACCGTCGAGGATCTGGCCGGATCCCTGGAGTGCATGTTCTTCCCCGCCACCTACCAGCTCGTCTCCACCCAGCTGGTCGAGGACACGGTCGTCTTCGTCAAGGGACGGCTCGACAAGCGGGAGGACGTGCCCCGGCTGGTCGCGATGGAGCTGATGGTCCCCGACCTCTCGTCGGCGGGCACCAACGCGCCGGTGATCGTCACCATCCCGACCGTGAAGGTCACCCCTCCGATGGTCACCAGGCTGGGGGAGATCCTCAGCCACCACCGGGGGAACACCGAGGTACGGATCAAGCTCCAGGGGCCGCGGAGCACCACCGTCCTCCGGCTCGACCGGCACCGGGTCCAGCCCGATCCCGCGCTCTTCGGAGATCTGAAGGTCCTGCTCGGACCGTCCTGTCTGGCCGGCTGA
- a CDS encoding NYN domain-containing protein — protein sequence MERVDRCVVLVDAGYLLGAAASLLAGEPVRSRIAVDHTALVQGLRELAESDTERPLLRIYWFDGAPDRVPQPEHRRLRVMPRVTVRLGALTRSDGRWAQKGVDAAMHAELTELARNHACSDIVLVTGDGDLLPGLMSAKEHGVAVHLWAVQAADGDYNQSEDLVAEADERRVLDRTWITRAVRARDLGGLGAPPPAPRPEIAAILSAPLPEAALAAAQERAEAEAAASAVAPPGEQEPAVATAGAPSAPAAKGVPTPKDLAALRAPGPQPQPPASATLRWSSDKGWIDRAGTLGEPPETASLPTLAQLTSAEQRWADREEDITTVGGDPFEVGQVFARRWMERLPENGHVSKLSTMYPRIPHRIDGELLRYAARFGLLAHKDDQIDEHDRYAIRAGFWREIDVRTAAEHAPAGE from the coding sequence GTGGAGCGCGTGGACCGCTGTGTTGTCCTGGTGGACGCCGGATATCTGCTGGGGGCGGCGGCGAGTCTGCTCGCCGGGGAACCGGTCCGCTCCCGGATCGCCGTCGACCACACCGCCCTCGTCCAGGGCCTGCGTGAACTCGCCGAGAGCGACACCGAGCGCCCCCTGCTCCGTATCTACTGGTTCGACGGCGCCCCCGACCGGGTGCCCCAGCCCGAGCACCGCAGACTGCGCGTGATGCCCCGGGTCACGGTCCGGCTGGGCGCGCTGACCCGCAGCGACGGCCGCTGGGCCCAGAAGGGCGTGGACGCCGCGATGCACGCCGAACTGACCGAACTGGCCAGAAACCATGCCTGCTCCGACATCGTGCTGGTCACCGGTGACGGCGATCTGCTGCCCGGACTGATGTCGGCGAAGGAGCACGGCGTAGCCGTCCACCTCTGGGCCGTCCAGGCCGCCGACGGAGACTACAACCAGTCCGAGGACCTGGTCGCCGAAGCCGACGAACGGCGGGTGCTGGACCGCACGTGGATCACCCGGGCGGTCCGGGCCCGGGACCTCGGCGGACTCGGCGCCCCGCCGCCCGCGCCCCGCCCGGAGATCGCCGCGATCCTCTCCGCCCCCCTGCCCGAAGCCGCGCTCGCCGCGGCCCAGGAGCGGGCCGAGGCGGAGGCGGCCGCCTCCGCCGTCGCCCCGCCGGGGGAGCAGGAGCCCGCCGTCGCGACCGCCGGAGCACCGTCCGCCCCGGCCGCCAAGGGCGTCCCCACCCCCAAGGACCTGGCCGCCCTGCGGGCTCCCGGCCCGCAGCCGCAGCCGCCCGCCTCCGCGACCCTGCGCTGGTCCTCGGACAAGGGGTGGATCGACCGGGCGGGCACCCTCGGCGAACCCCCGGAGACCGCATCGCTGCCCACCCTCGCCCAGCTGACCAGCGCGGAGCAGCGGTGGGCCGACCGCGAGGAGGACATCACCACCGTCGGTGGCGACCCCTTCGAGGTCGGCCAGGTCTTCGCCCGCCGCTGGATGGAACGGCTTCCCGAGAACGGCCATGTGTCGAAGCTGTCCACGATGTACCCGCGGATCCCCCACCGCATCGACGGGGAACTGCTGCGCTACGCGGCACGCTTCGGGCTGCTGGCGCACAAGGACGACCAGATCGACGAGCACGACCGCTATGCCATCCGGGCCGGTTTCTGGCGCGAGATCGACGTCCGTACGGCTGCCGAGCACGCCCCGGCGGGCGAGTAG
- a CDS encoding dienelactone hydrolase family protein, protein MDIMLFHSVYGLRPAVRAAAARLEGAGHRVWTPDLFEGRVFDTVEEAREFKDEVGRDELLRRAVTAAAPHSEGGLVYAGLSLGASIAQNLALGDERARGLVLLHGTSDIAPDATTDGLPVQFHVADPDAFEPHDWQTAWYLGMGRAGAEVEVHRYPGAGHLYTDPGLPDWDEEAAERTWRAVLAFLDELDEAARQD, encoded by the coding sequence ATGGACATCATGCTTTTTCATTCCGTCTACGGTCTGCGGCCCGCGGTGCGGGCGGCTGCCGCCCGTCTGGAGGGGGCGGGGCACCGGGTGTGGACGCCCGATCTGTTCGAGGGGCGGGTCTTCGACACGGTCGAGGAGGCCCGGGAGTTCAAGGACGAGGTCGGACGGGACGAACTGCTCCGACGGGCGGTGACCGCCGCCGCTCCCCACTCGGAGGGCGGGCTGGTCTACGCCGGGCTGTCGCTGGGCGCTTCGATCGCCCAGAACCTGGCGCTCGGAGACGAGCGGGCGCGGGGTCTGGTGCTGCTGCACGGGACCTCGGACATCGCACCGGACGCGACCACCGACGGGCTTCCGGTCCAGTTCCACGTCGCGGATCCGGACGCCTTCGAGCCGCACGACTGGCAGACGGCCTGGTATCTCGGGATGGGCCGGGCAGGGGCCGAGGTGGAGGTCCACCGCTACCCCGGGGCCGGGCATCTGTACACCGACCCCGGGCTGCCGGACTGGGACGAGGAGGCGGCGGAGCGGACCTGGCGTGCGGTGCTGGCCTTCCTCGACGAACTCGACGAGGCCGCCCGACAGGATTGA
- a CDS encoding alkaline phosphatase D family protein, which translates to MTSRLPSTPSRRTVVKAAAATAAVPAVLPAASPALAAGAPPRSSPTVFRHGVASGDPLPDGVLLWTRVTPTDDALPGSGLGPDTPVVWEVAEDREFTRIVSRGATTAGAATDHTVKADVRGLRPGTAYWFRFTAGDAVSPAGRTRTAPAADAAVDRLRLGVVSCANWEAGWFSAYRHLAARTDLDAVLHLGDYLYEYGTGTYPKPAEVVRRHVPEHEIVALADYRLRHATYKTDPDLQALHAAHPVIAIWDDHEIANDAWSGGAENHTPGTEGDFAVRAAAARQAYFEWMPVRASTEGTVYRRLRFGRLADLHLLDLRSFRSRQSGFGSGAADDPERTITGRAQLDWLKAGLAGSDADWQLVGTSVMISPVAFGALPAYLLAPVAELLGLPKEGLTISTDQWDGYTDDRRELLGHLSGQGIGNTVFLTGDIHMAWATDVPAKAATYPASGSVATEFVVTSVSSDNLDDLLNVPPRTASVIAATAIRAANRHVKWVDMDGHGYGVLDVTAERSQMDYYVLSDRTDRNATAAWARSYRTRSGTQKVERVDAPVR; encoded by the coding sequence GTGACCAGTCGACTTCCGTCAACTCCCAGCCGCCGCACGGTCGTCAAGGCCGCTGCCGCCACCGCGGCCGTACCCGCGGTCCTGCCCGCCGCAAGCCCCGCCCTCGCCGCCGGGGCGCCGCCGCGCTCCTCGCCCACCGTCTTCCGTCACGGCGTCGCCTCCGGCGACCCCCTCCCCGACGGCGTCCTGCTGTGGACCCGGGTGACCCCCACCGACGACGCCCTCCCCGGCTCCGGCCTCGGCCCCGACACCCCCGTCGTCTGGGAGGTCGCCGAGGACCGGGAGTTCACCCGGATCGTCTCCCGCGGCGCGACCACCGCCGGCGCCGCCACGGACCACACGGTCAAGGCCGATGTCCGCGGGCTCCGCCCGGGAACCGCCTACTGGTTCCGGTTCACGGCCGGGGACGCCGTGTCCCCGGCCGGCCGCACCCGTACCGCCCCGGCCGCCGACGCCGCCGTGGACCGGCTCCGTCTCGGCGTGGTGTCGTGCGCCAACTGGGAGGCCGGCTGGTTCTCCGCGTACCGCCATCTCGCCGCCCGGACCGATCTGGACGCCGTCCTCCATCTCGGGGACTACCTCTACGAGTACGGCACCGGCACCTATCCGAAGCCGGCCGAGGTGGTCCGCCGCCATGTGCCGGAGCACGAGATCGTCGCCCTCGCCGACTACCGGCTGCGGCATGCCACGTACAAGACCGATCCCGATCTCCAGGCGCTGCACGCCGCCCATCCCGTGATCGCCATATGGGACGACCACGAGATCGCCAACGACGCCTGGTCGGGCGGCGCCGAGAACCACACCCCGGGCACCGAGGGCGATTTCGCGGTACGCGCGGCCGCGGCCCGGCAGGCGTACTTCGAGTGGATGCCGGTCCGCGCCTCCACCGAGGGCACCGTCTACCGCAGGCTCCGCTTCGGCAGGCTCGCCGATCTGCACCTGCTGGACCTGCGCTCCTTCCGGTCCCGGCAGTCGGGCTTCGGCAGCGGCGCGGCGGACGATCCGGAGCGGACGATCACCGGCCGCGCCCAGCTCGACTGGCTGAAGGCGGGGCTCGCCGGATCGGATGCGGACTGGCAGCTCGTCGGCACCTCCGTGATGATCTCCCCGGTGGCCTTCGGCGCGCTCCCGGCGTATCTGCTCGCCCCCGTGGCCGAGTTGCTCGGACTGCCGAAGGAGGGCCTGACGATCAGCACCGACCAGTGGGACGGCTACACCGACGACCGCCGGGAGCTCCTGGGCCATCTGAGCGGGCAGGGCATCGGGAACACCGTCTTCCTCACCGGCGACATCCATATGGCCTGGGCGACGGACGTGCCCGCGAAGGCGGCGACCTATCCGGCGTCGGGGTCGGTGGCCACCGAGTTCGTGGTCACCTCGGTCTCCTCGGACAATCTGGACGATCTGCTGAATGTGCCGCCGCGCACGGCCTCCGTGATCGCCGCGACCGCCATCAGGGCCGCCAACCGGCATGTGAAGTGGGTGGACATGGACGGCCACGGCTACGGCGTCCTCGATGTCACCGCCGAACGCTCGCAGATGGACTACTACGTCCTGTCGGACCGCACCGACCGGAACGCGACCGCGGCCTGGGCCCGGTCCTACCGCACGCGGAGCGGGACGCAGAAGGTCGAGCGGGTGGACGCACCGGTGCGCTGA
- a CDS encoding DUF2252 domain-containing protein, producing the protein MPVPHPAETTAHERGEEILAVFGTAFGELLAADPAAFRVKFRKMAASAFAFYRGTACLFYHDLEREHADRGDGAIAAGPYLDERTGRVWIHGDLHAENFGTYMDSTGRLIFNVNDFDEAYVGPFTWDLKRLAASLALIGYTKALSDGQITELVQVFAAAYRERISALATGARGDEVPPFTLDTAEGPLLDALRDARSLTRFSLLDSMTEIRDFERRFAPGGGSIELDAATRYKVLAAFDGYLETLPESSLTRPDSYRVKDVVGRRGIGIGSAGLPSYNILLEGNSDALENDVVIYMKQAQTPAVSRHITDPAVRGYFHHEGHRTVISQRALQDHADPWLGWTELDGSGQLVAEVSPYAVDLNWSDLDDPVQIAAVVADLGRATATMHGAADEESGHSLVPFSTERAIDAAIAADEEGFAKLLVDFAHAYGSRARRDHQIFVDLFRNGRIPGL; encoded by the coding sequence ATGCCCGTTCCGCACCCCGCCGAGACCACGGCCCACGAACGCGGCGAGGAGATCCTCGCCGTCTTCGGTACGGCCTTCGGCGAGCTCCTGGCCGCCGATCCGGCCGCCTTCCGGGTCAAGTTCCGGAAGATGGCGGCCTCGGCGTTCGCCTTCTACCGGGGTACGGCCTGCCTCTTCTACCACGATCTGGAGCGGGAGCACGCGGACCGCGGCGACGGCGCGATCGCCGCCGGACCGTATCTCGACGAGCGGACCGGCCGGGTGTGGATCCACGGCGATCTCCACGCGGAGAACTTCGGCACCTACATGGACTCCACCGGCCGGCTGATCTTCAATGTCAACGACTTCGACGAGGCCTATGTGGGCCCCTTCACCTGGGATCTGAAGCGGCTCGCCGCCTCCCTGGCGCTGATCGGCTACACCAAGGCCCTCTCCGACGGGCAGATCACCGAGCTGGTCCAGGTCTTCGCCGCCGCCTACCGGGAGCGGATCAGCGCCCTGGCCACCGGTGCCCGCGGGGACGAGGTGCCGCCGTTCACCCTGGACACCGCGGAGGGCCCGCTGCTCGACGCGCTCCGTGACGCCCGGTCGCTGACCCGCTTCTCCCTGCTGGACTCGATGACCGAGATCCGCGACTTCGAGCGGCGCTTCGCCCCCGGCGGCGGCTCCATCGAGCTGGACGCGGCCACCCGGTACAAGGTGCTGGCGGCCTTCGACGGCTATCTGGAGACGCTGCCCGAGTCCAGCCTGACCCGCCCCGACTCGTACCGGGTGAAGGACGTCGTGGGGCGGCGCGGGATCGGTATCGGCTCGGCCGGACTGCCCTCGTACAACATCCTGCTGGAGGGCAACAGCGACGCCCTGGAGAACGACGTCGTGATCTATATGAAGCAGGCGCAGACCCCGGCCGTCTCGCGGCACATCACGGACCCGGCCGTCCGGGGCTACTTCCACCACGAGGGCCACCGCACGGTGATCTCCCAGCGCGCCCTCCAGGACCACGCCGACCCCTGGCTGGGCTGGACCGAGCTGGACGGCTCCGGTCAGCTCGTCGCCGAGGTCTCGCCGTACGCGGTGGACCTGAACTGGTCCGATCTCGACGATCCGGTCCAGATCGCGGCGGTCGTCGCCGATCTCGGCCGGGCCACCGCCACGATGCACGGCGCCGCGGACGAGGAGAGCGGCCATTCACTGGTCCCGTTCTCCACGGAACGGGCCATCGACGCGGCGATCGCGGCGGACGAGGAGGGCTTCGCAAAACTGCTGGTCGACTTCGCCCACGCCTACGGCAGCCGGGCCCGGCGCGACCACCAGATCTTCGTCGATCTCTTCAGGAACGGCCGGATACCGGGCCTCTGA